One genomic window of Deinococcus peraridilitoris DSM 19664 includes the following:
- a CDS encoding ABC transporter permease, translating to MPVSVLVWPALLLVALIPGVLPALLAPLNAGQLPLTDRPLWRLTVEHLQLVILAEFMVITLGVPLVVFVTRSGNRAFLSLAETLVGLGQTVPTLAILALAVPILGFGMAPTLLGLVLYGLVPVVSNGIVGLIGVNLAVLDAATGMGMTKGQRFWRVELPLALPVWLAGVRTSMVFNVAVATVGAALGAGGLGLPIILGLSQQDTALVFLGASVAALLALSLDALLGVLVAFTERHAR from the coding sequence GTGCCCGTCAGCGTGCTGGTCTGGCCGGCATTATTGCTGGTCGCGCTCATCCCCGGGGTACTGCCCGCCCTGCTGGCGCCCCTCAACGCCGGGCAGTTGCCCCTCACCGACCGGCCGTTGTGGCGACTCACGGTGGAGCACCTTCAGCTGGTCATTCTTGCGGAATTTATGGTGATCACGCTGGGTGTTCCGCTGGTGGTGTTCGTGACGCGCTCGGGTAACCGGGCGTTTCTCAGCCTGGCAGAAACACTGGTCGGACTTGGGCAGACGGTACCTACCCTGGCAATTCTCGCACTGGCCGTTCCCATACTCGGCTTCGGTATGGCGCCAACCCTGCTCGGCCTGGTGCTGTACGGCTTGGTACCGGTGGTGTCCAACGGTATCGTGGGCCTGATCGGCGTGAATCTCGCGGTGCTGGACGCTGCGACCGGGATGGGCATGACCAAAGGGCAGCGGTTCTGGCGCGTCGAACTGCCGCTGGCCCTGCCGGTCTGGTTGGCCGGTGTCCGGACCTCCATGGTTTTCAACGTGGCCGTCGCAACGGTCGGTGCTGCACTCGGCGCAGGCGGCCTGGGACTGCCGATCATTCTCGGGTTGTCACAACAGGACACGGCGCTGGTCTTCCTGGGGGCATCAGTCGCGGCCCTCCTGGCTTTGTCACTTGACGCGCTGCTGGGCGTGCTGGTCGCGTTCACGGAAAGACACGCCCGATAG
- a CDS encoding ABC transporter ATP-binding protein, whose product MTSIELHQLDKQYGSVYAVRDLTLHFPEGRITALLGPSGCGKTTTLRMINRLVEPTGGRVLLGGRDTRELKGEELRRNMGYVIQQVGLFPHYSVAQNIATVPQLLGWDRARITRRVDELLDLVGLPPDEFRLKRPAQLSGGQAQRVGVARALAADPPVLLMDEPFGALDPIARERVQDEFLAIQRQLHKTVVLVTHDLDEALRLGDYIALMHAGQLAQFGTPDELVLTPGSPFVERFLGDDAHIRRLARKTVRDLMSHERASTAGPGIDVNTNARTALAWMLREGVAELRVMEGERTVGRLTLRDLGGA is encoded by the coding sequence ATGACGTCAATCGAGCTGCACCAACTGGACAAACAGTACGGAAGCGTATACGCGGTTCGCGACCTGACCCTGCACTTCCCGGAGGGACGCATCACGGCGCTGCTGGGCCCCTCGGGGTGCGGGAAAACCACCACGCTGCGCATGATCAACCGCTTGGTGGAACCCACGGGTGGGCGGGTGCTGCTCGGCGGACGCGACACGCGCGAACTCAAGGGTGAGGAACTGCGCCGCAACATGGGGTACGTCATCCAGCAGGTAGGCCTGTTTCCGCATTACTCCGTCGCGCAGAACATCGCGACCGTCCCGCAACTGCTCGGCTGGGACCGTGCGCGAATCACCCGGCGCGTGGATGAACTCCTCGACCTGGTCGGCCTGCCCCCTGACGAATTCCGCTTGAAACGACCCGCTCAACTGTCTGGCGGGCAGGCCCAACGCGTCGGGGTGGCGCGCGCCCTGGCCGCCGACCCGCCGGTCCTGCTGATGGACGAGCCGTTCGGGGCGCTCGATCCCATCGCCCGCGAGCGGGTTCAGGACGAGTTCCTTGCCATTCAACGGCAACTGCACAAGACGGTTGTGCTGGTCACCCACGATCTCGATGAAGCCTTACGCCTCGGGGACTACATCGCCCTGATGCACGCCGGTCAACTCGCGCAGTTCGGCACGCCCGACGAACTGGTCCTCACGCCTGGCAGTCCCTTCGTGGAACGCTTCCTGGGAGACGACGCGCACATCCGGCGCTTGGCGCGCAAGACGGTGCGGGACTTGATGAGCCACGAACGCGCCAGCACTGCTGGTCCGGGGATCGACGTGAACACCAACGCTCGCACCGCCCTGGCCTGGATGCTCCGCGAGGGCGTCGCGGAACTGCGCGTGATGGAAGGCGAGCGCACCGTGGGTCGCTTGACCCTGCGTGACCTGGGAGGGGCGTGA
- a CDS encoding ABC transporter permease, giving the protein MKLNVTRHATSGHGTVRLILLGVAFMLIGVLLPWVMLRPNRLAAGEAVHLGSPAWLLALAALVIAATARRSLCVVVLASAALISTFVLFGHTAERILAEQGPIARASASSGVWLFGLGAAVTLWGGAFEQRARGAPYRWLPWLWLPVVATFVLLGGLSGWSVWQEGRVEAARLTQEAAQHVRLVVTALSLALVIAGPLAVWASRNAQVAGAVLSFAGAVQALPSLALLGLLIAPLAALANAFPALRELGVAGIGVAPALVALTLYALLPLLRNGVTALRGVDPAVLDSARGMGMSDAQRFWRVQLPLALPVWLSGARQATVLLIGVTAVAALIGAGGLGVYIFRGLNSAAPDLILLGAIPATMLAFLADAAWRLLEWLLVRPARQP; this is encoded by the coding sequence TTGAAGCTTAACGTCACTCGCCACGCCACGTCCGGCCATGGAACAGTTCGCCTGATCCTGCTGGGCGTGGCGTTCATGCTGATCGGGGTCCTCCTGCCCTGGGTGATGCTGCGGCCCAACCGCCTCGCCGCCGGTGAAGCCGTCCACCTGGGCAGTCCCGCGTGGCTGCTGGCGCTCGCCGCGCTGGTCATCGCCGCCACGGCACGGCGGTCGCTCTGCGTGGTTGTGCTCGCCAGTGCCGCACTGATCAGCACCTTCGTGCTGTTCGGACACACCGCCGAACGAATCCTCGCAGAGCAAGGACCCATCGCGCGGGCATCCGCGAGTTCCGGGGTGTGGCTGTTCGGTTTGGGTGCGGCGGTGACGCTGTGGGGTGGCGCGTTCGAGCAGCGCGCACGTGGGGCGCCATATCGCTGGCTGCCCTGGTTGTGGCTGCCGGTGGTGGCCACGTTCGTGCTGCTGGGCGGGTTGAGCGGCTGGTCCGTGTGGCAGGAGGGACGCGTCGAGGCCGCACGGTTGACGCAGGAAGCGGCGCAGCACGTCCGCCTGGTCGTCACGGCGCTCAGCTTGGCGCTGGTCATCGCGGGACCCCTCGCAGTGTGGGCATCGCGCAACGCCCAAGTGGCCGGGGCAGTGCTGTCGTTCGCGGGTGCCGTTCAGGCGTTGCCCAGCCTGGCGTTGCTGGGTTTGCTGATCGCGCCACTCGCCGCGCTCGCCAATGCCTTTCCCGCGCTGCGCGAGCTGGGTGTGGCGGGAATCGGCGTGGCGCCCGCACTGGTCGCATTGACGCTGTACGCCCTGCTGCCCCTGCTGCGCAACGGCGTGACCGCCTTGCGCGGCGTTGATCCCGCGGTGCTCGATTCGGCGCGCGGGATGGGCATGAGTGACGCGCAGCGCTTCTGGCGCGTGCAACTCCCACTCGCCCTCCCGGTCTGGCTTTCAGGTGCGCGCCAGGCGACAGTGTTGCTGATCGGCGTCACCGCCGTCGCCGCCCTGATCGGTGCGGGTGGGCTGGGCGTATACATCTTTCGTGGTCTGAACAGCGCCGCCCCGGATTTGATTCTGCTCGGCGCGATTCCCGCGACCATGCTGGCGTTCCTCGCCGACGCGGCGTGGCGCCTGCTGGAGTGGCTGCTGGTCCGGCCCGCACGACAGCCATGA
- a CDS encoding ABC transporter substrate-binding protein, which yields MKLKHLLVLTALSAGTALAADPITVASKSATEGQLLGQMIILTLEDMGLKTVDKTALGDTGTSRRALTSGEVDIYPEYTGTALNVFFKDQKFDPSLAKNARKSYQTVKELDAKNGIVWLAPAPANNTWAVALPQKFASEHKIATLADFAKYVNGGGNVKVAGSPEFFNRPDSFPAFENAYGFQLKPDQKLILAGATTPQTQSAAANGTNGVNVAMAYGTDGSLAALKLVVLSDPKGAQPVYQPAPTVRAEVLKAHPEIRARLDKIFTKLDLKTLQDLNGQIAVEGKNARDVAQTYLKSNNLIK from the coding sequence ATGAAGCTGAAACATTTACTCGTACTGACCGCGCTCAGCGCCGGGACTGCCCTCGCGGCCGACCCGATCACTGTCGCCAGCAAAAGTGCAACCGAGGGTCAGCTGCTCGGTCAGATGATCATCCTCACCCTGGAGGACATGGGCCTCAAAACCGTCGATAAAACCGCCCTGGGTGACACGGGTACATCACGCCGCGCCCTCACGTCCGGCGAAGTCGACATCTACCCGGAGTACACCGGCACCGCGCTGAATGTGTTCTTCAAGGATCAGAAGTTCGACCCGTCCCTCGCAAAGAACGCGAGGAAGTCCTACCAGACGGTCAAGGAACTCGACGCGAAGAACGGTATCGTGTGGCTCGCTCCCGCCCCCGCCAACAACACCTGGGCCGTCGCGCTCCCCCAGAAATTCGCCAGTGAGCACAAGATCGCCACCCTGGCCGACTTCGCGAAGTACGTCAACGGCGGCGGGAACGTCAAGGTGGCCGGTAGCCCGGAGTTCTTCAACCGTCCGGACAGCTTCCCCGCCTTCGAGAATGCCTACGGCTTCCAGCTGAAACCCGACCAGAAACTCATCCTGGCCGGCGCCACCACCCCGCAAACGCAGTCAGCGGCGGCGAACGGCACGAACGGTGTGAACGTCGCGATGGCGTACGGCACCGACGGGAGCCTCGCGGCCCTGAAGCTGGTGGTGCTCAGCGACCCGAAGGGCGCGCAGCCGGTGTACCAGCCTGCCCCCACCGTGCGCGCCGAAGTGCTCAAAGCCCACCCGGAAATACGCGCACGCCTGGACAAGATCTTCACCAAGCTTGACCTCAAGACCCTGCAGGACTTGAACGGCCAGATCGCCGTGGAAGGCAAGAACGCGCGTGATGTCGCTCAGACGTACCTCAAGAGCAACAACCTCATCAAGTAA
- a CDS encoding DUF1684 domain-containing protein: MNHLYARVHSLLPTDPVAAHALWRAGRDELFAQHPQSPLARQARLGFQGLHVWRYDPAFAFTAVIQPVEEQRLEVLTSTGAPMPLVRFGQVTLPIGRLEVFWIDVYGGGVFIPFRDATSGRVTYGGGRYLLDTAKSADLGSTAGGELILDFNFAYHPSCFYNDAWSCPLAPPGNVLSVEVCAGERASPVDS, translated from the coding sequence GTGAATCACCTCTACGCGCGAGTGCATTCGTTGCTGCCCACTGACCCCGTCGCAGCCCACGCGCTGTGGCGTGCGGGCCGTGACGAATTATTCGCGCAGCACCCACAAAGCCCGCTTGCCCGGCAAGCGCGGCTTGGCTTCCAGGGCCTGCACGTCTGGCGGTACGATCCCGCTTTCGCCTTCACTGCCGTCATTCAGCCCGTGGAGGAGCAGCGCCTTGAGGTCCTCACCTCCACCGGGGCGCCGATGCCCCTCGTGCGTTTCGGGCAGGTGACGTTACCCATCGGCAGGCTGGAGGTGTTCTGGATCGACGTGTACGGCGGGGGGGTGTTCATTCCGTTTCGCGACGCGACGAGCGGTCGTGTCACTTACGGAGGTGGGCGGTACCTGCTGGACACCGCCAAGAGCGCTGACCTGGGTTCGACGGCGGGCGGGGAGCTCATCCTCGACTTCAATTTCGCTTACCACCCTTCGTGCTTCTACAACGACGCGTGGAGCTGCCCGCTTGCCCCGCCAGGGAACGTGTTGAGCGTTGAAGTTTGCGCTGGTGAGCGGGCCTCCCCTGTAGATTCCTGA
- a CDS encoding SDR family NAD(P)-dependent oxidoreductase: protein MSQDNLKTGRLEGKVAVITGSDSGMGQAMAVEFAREGADVAVTYLHDQQGADKTRQEVEAQGRRAIVVQIDQRDEQQVAQLFQRTRQELGTPFILVNDAGVDSTGKQVAEMPPKTGKMSCYSPPNALTLQRTSSTTFEGRRIFPWLKPDVTHESWFTSHPVIVDSDNHFAGLLRAGSRNLIRAQRPTQGDIDALPCQS from the coding sequence ATGAGCCAGGACAACCTGAAAACAGGGCGCCTTGAAGGGAAAGTCGCGGTGATCACCGGCAGCGACTCCGGGATGGGCCAGGCCATGGCCGTCGAGTTCGCCCGCGAAGGCGCGGACGTCGCCGTGACGTACCTGCACGACCAGCAAGGCGCGGACAAAACCCGCCAGGAAGTCGAAGCGCAGGGACGACGGGCCATCGTGGTACAGATCGACCAGCGTGACGAACAGCAGGTCGCGCAGCTTTTCCAGCGCACCCGGCAGGAACTCGGCACGCCCTTCATTCTCGTGAACGACGCTGGCGTCGACTCCACCGGAAAGCAGGTGGCGGAGATGCCCCCGAAGACTGGGAAAATGAGCTGCTACTCACCGCCGAACGCTCTCACGCTCCAGAGGACATCGTCAACCACATTTGAAGGACGCCGGATATTTCCGTGGCTCAAGCCCGACGTGACTCATGAATCCTGGTTCACATCCCACCCGGTGATCGTCGATAGCGACAATCACTTTGCCGGGCTCCTGCGAGCCGGCAGTCGTAACCTCATTCGCGCACAGCGCCCAACGCAAGGCGACATCGATGCTCTCCCGTGCCAAAGCTGA
- a CDS encoding PQQ-dependent sugar dehydrogenase produces MMNKRSRNALVVTLTLATALIAQTALSGGTEGPSAKQQSNQQQQTSTAQGVFVLPDGYKIEKVVDGLTYPTALTWDDQGKMYVAEAGGGFLEQLSASRIMLIENGKARQVVNLTDQTLHGSGTNRGVHNPVVGLVWHDGAFYFTHRDPKDLTGAVSRVTKDGKMERLLSGFIDSQTEHQLDDIKMGPDGKMYLLSGPAANAAVVGPDEKPYLIRSPKAHTTPCKDIVLKGLDFQSEDFRTEQKGDMVRTGAYVPFGTETTPGQVIKGRTKCGGAILTFDPKDPEGTLEVYAWGTRNLIGIAWDDQGNAYAAENGYDVRGSRPVNDQYDATYRIKKGAWYGWPDFSAAKEPVSLPKFAPPKEHLAEVFVNGKSQGKMVGTVIDHQASGLTPPDPALVAGLHPVNSSPSMLDVAPASWGDWAGHIFVAEWGDLAPPTNPLRKQPVGSRIVRIDPKTGQKQVMPFIHNRRPGPASTQGAKGMGLERPFDVKFGPDGAMYIVDYGQVITDMERAKRGLPPHEPQAGTGIIWKVTKSK; encoded by the coding sequence ATGATGAACAAAAGAAGCAGAAACGCCCTGGTGGTCACCCTTACCCTCGCCACAGCACTCATCGCCCAAACCGCCCTGAGCGGTGGAACAGAAGGCCCGTCAGCCAAGCAACAGTCCAACCAGCAGCAACAGACCTCCACCGCCCAGGGCGTCTTCGTCCTGCCGGACGGCTACAAGATTGAGAAGGTCGTGGACGGTCTCACCTACCCGACCGCCCTCACCTGGGACGATCAGGGGAAAATGTACGTCGCCGAGGCGGGCGGTGGCTTCCTGGAACAACTGAGCGCCTCACGCATCATGCTCATCGAGAACGGCAAGGCCAGACAAGTCGTGAACCTCACCGACCAGACCCTGCATGGCTCCGGCACGAATCGCGGGGTGCACAACCCGGTGGTCGGTCTCGTCTGGCACGACGGCGCGTTCTACTTCACCCACCGTGACCCCAAGGACCTCACCGGCGCGGTTTCACGCGTGACCAAGGACGGGAAGATGGAGCGGCTCCTCAGCGGCTTCATCGACAGCCAGACGGAACACCAACTCGATGACATCAAGATGGGCCCGGACGGAAAAATGTACCTGCTCTCCGGTCCTGCTGCGAATGCCGCCGTGGTCGGCCCGGACGAGAAACCCTACCTGATACGCAGTCCCAAAGCGCACACCACGCCATGTAAGGACATCGTCCTAAAAGGCCTCGACTTCCAGTCGGAGGACTTCCGAACGGAACAGAAGGGAGACATGGTGCGAACGGGCGCTTACGTTCCCTTTGGCACCGAAACAACACCCGGTCAGGTCATCAAGGGACGCACCAAGTGCGGTGGCGCCATATTGACCTTTGATCCCAAGGACCCGGAAGGCACCCTGGAGGTGTACGCCTGGGGAACGCGTAACCTGATCGGGATCGCCTGGGACGATCAGGGGAACGCGTATGCCGCGGAGAACGGCTATGACGTGCGCGGCTCACGGCCCGTCAACGATCAATACGACGCGACGTACCGCATCAAGAAGGGCGCCTGGTACGGCTGGCCTGACTTCTCTGCGGCGAAAGAGCCCGTGTCACTTCCCAAGTTCGCTCCACCAAAAGAGCACCTGGCTGAAGTGTTCGTCAACGGGAAATCGCAAGGCAAGATGGTCGGTACCGTCATCGACCATCAGGCCAGTGGACTCACCCCACCGGATCCCGCCCTGGTGGCGGGCCTGCACCCGGTGAACTCCTCGCCCTCCATGCTGGACGTCGCACCGGCGTCATGGGGTGACTGGGCAGGTCACATCTTCGTCGCTGAATGGGGTGACCTGGCACCTCCTACCAACCCGCTGCGCAAGCAACCCGTCGGCTCGCGCATCGTCCGGATCGACCCGAAGACCGGCCAGAAGCAGGTCATGCCCTTCATTCACAACCGGCGGCCCGGACCTGCTTCCACGCAGGGCGCGAAAGGCATGGGGCTGGAGCGGCCCTTTGACGTGAAGTTCGGACCGGACGGCGCGATGTACATCGTGGATTACGGACAAGTAATTACGGATATGGAGCGGGCGAAGCGGGGGCTACCACCCCATGAGCCGCAGGCGGGTACGGGCATCATCTGGAAAGTGACCAAGAGCAAATGA
- a CDS encoding sulfite exporter TauE/SafE family protein → MIEPPRRVTRFIRQRSNRPGDPATPLSLGALTVLIPCGVTQTVMALAVASGSAWSGATVMFAFTLGASPLFFTLVYPATRLGRHLKGVFLRVVTCPCCWACTP, encoded by the coding sequence GTGATTGAACCGCCACGGCGCGTGACGCGCTTTATCCGCCAGCGTTCCAACCGTCCGGGCGATCCGGCCACGCCACTGTCCCTGGGCGCGTTGACGGTGCTGATTCCCTGCGGAGTGACGCAGACGGTGATGGCCCTGGCGGTCGCGTCGGGAAGCGCGTGGAGCGGCGCGACGGTGATGTTCGCGTTCACGCTCGGCGCGTCCCCGTTGTTCTTCACCCTCGTGTACCCGGCCACGCGCCTCGGCCGGCACCTGAAGGGCGTGTTCTTGCGGGTCGTGACGTGTCCCTGCTGCTGGGCGTGTACGCCCTGA
- a CDS encoding sulfite exporter TauE/SafE family protein, whose translation MPVTPHVQAQHHQDHFENRGEDPEDIPRFHLACFRAEQDLRAGHSRAGAAGPIVMFLLAKLIAYTLLGALLGALGSFLALTPLMQAALQFTVGVFMIGNALRLRNVHPVFQFS comes from the coding sequence GTGCCAGTCACGCCGCATGTGCAGGCGCAGCACCATCAGGATCACTTCGAAAACCGTGGTGAGGACCCCGAAGACATCCCACGCTTCCACCTCGCCTGCTTTCGGGCCGAGCAGGACCTGCGGGCTGGTCATTCCCGCGCGGGTGCGGCCGGGCCGATCGTGATGTTCCTGCTGGCGAAACTGATCGCGTACACGCTTCTGGGCGCGCTGCTCGGCGCGCTCGGGTCGTTCCTGGCGCTCACGCCGCTGATGCAGGCCGCCCTTCAGTTCACGGTGGGCGTGTTCATGATCGGGAACGCCTTGCGGTTGCGGAACGTCCACCCGGTCTTCCAGTTTTCGTGA
- a CDS encoding TlpA family protein disulfide reductase, producing MRCLLRRWIPPILSALLVIVLAAALLRGGAEGVPLLGQAAPNFKLETLDGSSLEFAQLRGRPVLINFWASWCLPCREEAPLLQELAARQDDRGLVVVGVVFQDTLKNARAFRDEFNLTFPSVFDPGSRTAIDYGVSAIPETFFVDRHGVVRAFVQGTLTREHLTRELPKIGVTP from the coding sequence GTGAGGTGCTTGCTGAGAAGATGGATACCGCCGATCCTGTCGGCATTGCTGGTGATCGTCCTGGCGGCCGCGCTGCTGCGTGGGGGTGCGGAAGGTGTGCCCCTGCTCGGTCAGGCCGCCCCGAACTTCAAGCTGGAGACGCTGGACGGCAGTTCGCTGGAATTCGCGCAACTGCGCGGCCGGCCGGTGCTGATCAACTTCTGGGCGTCGTGGTGCCTTCCCTGCCGTGAGGAAGCGCCCCTGTTGCAGGAACTCGCCGCTCGTCAGGACGACCGGGGCCTGGTGGTGGTGGGCGTGGTGTTCCAGGACACCCTCAAGAACGCGCGGGCGTTCCGTGACGAGTTCAACCTGACGTTCCCCAGCGTCTTCGACCCCGGCTCGCGCACCGCCATTGATTACGGCGTGTCCGCCATTCCCGAGACGTTCTTCGTGGACCGCCACGGGGTGGTGCGCGCTTTCGTGCAGGGAACCCTCACACGCGAACACCTCACGCGGGAGCTGCCGAAGATCGGCGTGACGCCATGA
- a CDS encoding SHOCT domain-containing protein, with product MGMMNMMGGACGMSMLLTALFWIALVVAVVFLARYVLRQSSRSGEADRALEIARERYARGEISDEEFQRLKRGLS from the coding sequence ATGGGCATGATGAACATGATGGGCGGCGCGTGCGGCATGAGCATGCTGCTCACCGCGCTGTTCTGGATCGCGCTGGTCGTCGCGGTGGTGTTCCTCGCGCGGTACGTGCTGCGTCAGTCCAGCCGCAGCGGCGAAGCGGACCGGGCGCTGGAAATCGCGCGTGAACGCTACGCCCGCGGGGAGATCAGCGACGAGGAATTCCAGCGCCTCAAACGCGGCCTGAGTTGA
- a CDS encoding cupredoxin domain-containing protein has translation MTATQLIVNFAGLGVIAWIVWWFWLYKRDSVQAQTQEGGMQEIDVTVKGGYQPALIEVKAGQPVRLNFTRREASTCGEEVVLPAFGQRAHLPENETVTLEVTPQGPGEYEFTCGMNMYKGKLIART, from the coding sequence ATGACCGCCACGCAACTGATCGTGAACTTCGCCGGGCTCGGCGTGATCGCCTGGATCGTCTGGTGGTTCTGGCTTTACAAACGCGACAGCGTCCAGGCACAAACACAGGAGGGAGGCATGCAGGAAATTGACGTGACCGTGAAAGGCGGGTACCAGCCCGCCCTGATCGAAGTGAAAGCCGGACAGCCTGTCAGGCTGAACTTCACGCGACGCGAAGCGAGCACCTGCGGGGAGGAAGTCGTCCTGCCCGCCTTCGGACAGCGCGCCCACCTGCCGGAGAACGAGACCGTGACGCTGGAAGTCACGCCGCAAGGGCCGGGCGAGTACGAGTTCACCTGCGGAATGAACATGTACAAAGGCAAACTGATCGCGAGGACCTGA